A single region of the Chitinophaga niabensis genome encodes:
- a CDS encoding sigma-70 family RNA polymerase sigma factor, whose protein sequence is MRDKTATFLEYKALLFSIAYNMLGNVDAAEDLVQDTFLKWMETDTIDVRHTKAYLVKIVTNKSINYLHSARQRREEYIGLWLPEPLLNYENPKVESYHALSIGFLILLEKLTPQERAIFLLKEVFAYDYYELAEMFEKTEDNCRQIMKRAKDNLGKDTKRFEVDLKVHEKILHKFLQAISEGSMEELIHTLKEDIVLFADGGGRLFSTNNQRLAAPPKPIYGRENVSKLLLSAVSKLDYINGLEREIIVANGLPSIISYSGGAPFSLISFELEGDQIRNIYLQINPDKLKHFKKT, encoded by the coding sequence ATGAGAGACAAAACCGCCACTTTCCTGGAATATAAAGCGCTGCTCTTCTCCATTGCCTACAATATGCTGGGTAATGTAGATGCGGCAGAAGACCTGGTGCAGGACACCTTCCTGAAATGGATGGAAACTGACACCATCGACGTCCGCCATACAAAGGCCTATCTTGTAAAGATCGTGACCAATAAGTCCATTAATTACCTCCACAGCGCCAGGCAAAGGAGGGAGGAGTATATTGGTTTATGGCTCCCGGAACCATTGCTGAACTACGAAAACCCGAAGGTTGAATCTTACCATGCGCTGTCCATAGGGTTCCTGATCCTGTTAGAAAAGCTTACTCCCCAGGAAAGAGCCATTTTCCTACTAAAGGAAGTGTTCGCTTATGACTATTATGAGCTGGCGGAGATGTTCGAAAAAACAGAAGACAACTGCCGCCAGATCATGAAGCGGGCAAAAGACAATCTCGGCAAAGACACCAAACGTTTTGAGGTAGATCTGAAAGTGCATGAAAAGATCCTGCATAAATTTTTACAGGCTATTTCCGAAGGCAGTATGGAAGAGCTGATCCATACCCTGAAAGAAGATATCGTATTGTTTGCTGATGGCGGGGGAAGATTGTTCTCTACCAATAACCAGCGCCTGGCTGCTCCGCCCAAACCCATCTACGGAAGGGAAAACGTCAGTAAACTACTGCTTAGTGCCGTATCTAAACTGGATTATATCAACGGGCTGGAAAGGGAGATCATCGTGGCAAACGGATTGCCCTCTATCATCTCCTACTCCGGCGGAGCGCCCTTCAGCCTTATTTCCTTTGAACTGGAAGGAGACCAGATCAGGAATATTTACTTACAGATCAATCCTGATAAACTGAAGCATTTCAAAAAAACCTGA
- a CDS encoding SDR family oxidoreductase, which translates to MQKTALITGASSGIGYAIAKALQTEGYQLIVTARRKDRLLDDAQVEVFPGDLSTEDFQDKLEDHIFQKYGRLDYLFNCAGMLETGPIETINLERMTAMLRLNVEATFRLTYKILKRFRQQGSGHIINISSVLGTKVRPTAGAYAASKFALEALSEALRMELAGTNIQVSCIEPGLVMTELHNNWEVHPKESMNIHEPLDVGNIVDAVLYILRQPGHVRIPRLMILPKDHNI; encoded by the coding sequence ATGCAAAAAACAGCACTCATAACCGGCGCCAGCAGCGGAATAGGTTATGCCATTGCAAAAGCACTGCAAACAGAAGGTTATCAGCTGATCGTTACCGCACGCCGGAAAGACAGGCTGCTCGATGATGCACAAGTAGAAGTATTCCCTGGCGATCTCAGCACCGAAGATTTCCAGGATAAATTAGAAGATCATATCTTCCAAAAATATGGCCGTTTGGATTACCTGTTCAACTGCGCAGGTATGTTAGAAACCGGTCCCATTGAAACCATCAACTTAGAAAGGATGACAGCCATGTTACGGCTTAATGTGGAAGCTACTTTCAGGCTTACCTATAAAATACTGAAACGTTTCCGGCAACAGGGCTCAGGTCATATCATTAATATCTCCAGCGTACTCGGCACCAAAGTAAGGCCCACCGCAGGTGCGTACGCCGCCAGTAAATTTGCGCTGGAAGCATTGTCTGAAGCATTACGCATGGAACTGGCAGGTACAAATATCCAGGTATCCTGCATAGAACCCGGCCTGGTGATGACGGAACTACATAATAACTGGGAAGTACATCCAAAAGAAAGTATGAATATTCATGAACCATTGGATGTAGGCAATATCGTGGACGCCGTGTTATATATACTCCGGCAACCAGGCCATGTAAGGATACCCAGGTTAATGATCCTGCCTAAAGATCATAATATATGA
- a CDS encoding MarC family protein, whose amino-acid sequence MFSIDQMITVGFTLFAVIDILGSIPILLSLKEKLGEISAWKATVASGVLMVVFLLIGEAFLKLMSVDLQSFAVAGSIVIFIIGLEMILGIEFFKSDNDTKTGSLVPIAFPLIAGSGTLTTIMSLKADFGDYNILAGILVNLLIIFVVLKSLNRIERILGKAGLMVIRKFFGVILLAIAVRIFKSNIGTL is encoded by the coding sequence ATGTTCAGTATCGACCAGATGATCACCGTAGGCTTCACACTCTTTGCTGTGATCGATATCCTTGGCTCTATTCCCATCCTGCTGTCCCTGAAAGAAAAGCTCGGGGAGATCAGCGCCTGGAAAGCCACAGTAGCTTCCGGCGTGCTGATGGTGGTGTTCCTGCTGATAGGAGAAGCCTTCCTGAAACTGATGAGCGTAGACTTGCAATCCTTTGCCGTGGCGGGTTCTATTGTGATCTTCATCATCGGGCTGGAAATGATCCTGGGCATTGAATTCTTTAAAAGCGATAACGATACCAAAACAGGAAGTCTTGTTCCTATTGCTTTTCCGCTGATTGCAGGTTCTGGTACACTCACTACTATCATGTCCCTCAAGGCAGATTTCGGGGATTATAACATCCTGGCGGGCATCCTGGTGAACCTGTTGATCATTTTTGTGGTATTGAAGTCCCTCAACAGGATTGAGCGGATCCTCGGGAAAGCGGGGCTGATGGTGATAAGGAAGTTTTTCGGGGTGATCCTGCTGGCCATTGCTGTACGGATCTTTAAAAGCAATATCGGGACTTTGTAA
- a CDS encoding helix-turn-helix domain-containing protein, with translation MQEDIIIQISTKIKEKRKAKGITVQELADKAEVSKGLISQIENNRTVPSLLVLINIIRALNLDMNEFFNDINQQTQTARVLIKRKEEYQSFEKENAKGFLYKRVLTRNIKGGPTDFVLLELKQGAKRNQIVKTDAYEYKYVIKGTVEYLINNEKHTLETGDSIFFDGRLGHKPSNVGTDDALLLVVYFFQDTEK, from the coding sequence ATGCAAGAAGATATCATTATCCAGATCAGCACAAAGATCAAGGAAAAGCGCAAGGCCAAAGGCATCACCGTGCAGGAGCTGGCAGACAAGGCAGAAGTGAGCAAGGGCCTCATCTCTCAGATTGAAAATAACCGTACAGTACCCTCCCTGTTGGTACTGATCAATATTATCCGGGCCCTCAACCTGGATATGAATGAGTTCTTTAACGACATCAATCAGCAGACCCAAACCGCCAGGGTACTGATCAAAAGGAAGGAGGAATACCAGTCCTTCGAAAAGGAGAATGCCAAAGGTTTCCTGTACAAACGTGTGCTCACCCGCAATATCAAGGGCGGCCCCACGGATTTTGTGCTGCTGGAGCTGAAACAGGGCGCCAAACGTAACCAGATCGTGAAAACGGATGCTTATGAATATAAGTATGTGATCAAAGGCACGGTGGAATACCTCATTAATAATGAAAAGCACACCCTCGAAACAGGCGATTCCATCTTTTTCGATGGCCGCCTGGGCCATAAACCGTCCAATGTTGGAACGGATGATGCACTGCTGCTGGTAGTTTACTTCTTCCAGGATACAGAGAAATAG